In Actinomycetota bacterium, one DNA window encodes the following:
- a CDS encoding YkgJ family cysteine cluster protein, whose protein sequence is METDLKKIRRMAREREAEVDAFIEELKSRRVSKRRLDAALKRFMKEAMPAFDCTRCAACCKEAYVVVETPDIARLASAAGMKRSEFRAAYVGRNEDRDTCLNRRPCPFLKRNLCVHYEARPDCCREYPFSLAVDSTDKLDNLSANYLVCPVVFHAVERLRAEFSA, encoded by the coding sequence GTGGAAACGGACCTCAAAAAGATACGCAGGATGGCAAGGGAACGCGAGGCGGAAGTCGACGCGTTCATCGAGGAGCTGAAAAGCAGGCGCGTATCCAAGCGCAGGCTGGACGCAGCACTGAAGCGCTTCATGAAGGAAGCCATGCCCGCCTTCGACTGCACCAGGTGCGCCGCCTGCTGCAAGGAGGCTTACGTGGTGGTGGAAACGCCGGACATCGCCCGCCTCGCCTCGGCCGCGGGCATGAAGAGGTCGGAGTTCCGCGCCGCTTACGTGGGCAGGAACGAGGACCGCGACACCTGCCTTAACCGCCGCCCCTGCCCCTTCCTGAAGCGCAACCTCTGCGTCCACTACGAGGCGCGCCCGGACTGCTGCCGCGAGTACCCGTTCTCCCTGGCCGTGGACAGCACCGATAAGCTCGACAACCTCTCGGCCAACTACCTAGTGTGCCCCGTGGTCTTTCATGCCGTGGAAAGGTTGCGCGCCGAGTTCTCCGCTTGA
- a CDS encoding PAS domain S-box protein, protein MAEEGSRVASGDYFRRLIDYALDVITVLDGEGRVMYNSPSLKRILGYEQDELNGRSCFDFVHPEDAPEVLKAFYESREKPGVSETVEYRFRHKDGSWRYLESVASNLIQDQVVRGLVVSSRDVTDRKRMEMGLRESELMHRGLISISPDAVTVSDLEGNITYVSPQTLKLHGFKREEEMLGMNAIRLAAPEDREKALAIYQMTLEEGAVKGAELAALRRDGSRIMVEMNITLVRDAHGEPRALVAFTRDITDRKRMEMELQNRNEELEAFAHTISHDLLTPVAIVEGYAKAALEADAEGRAEAERECLEAIARGAKRMSELITSLLQYAQAGHADLESLSVDCEEILLEVLMDLEEEIRKAGVSISIQDHLPAVKAEPVKLRQVFSNLIGNALKHMGAVKNPRVEVGAARRKGLVTFHVRDNGVGIPPSIQRQIFEPFKRFSLEGTPGLGIGLSTVKRAVRTWGGDTWVESTPGEGTTFYFTVPAAED, encoded by the coding sequence ATGGCGGAAGAAGGATCGAGGGTCGCTTCCGGGGACTATTTCCGACGCCTCATAGATTACGCCCTGGACGTCATAACCGTGCTCGACGGGGAGGGCAGGGTTATGTACAATAGTCCCTCCCTCAAGCGGATCCTGGGTTACGAGCAGGATGAGCTGAACGGCAGGTCGTGCTTCGATTTCGTGCACCCCGAGGATGCGCCTGAGGTGCTGAAAGCCTTCTATGAGAGCAGGGAGAAGCCCGGCGTTTCGGAGACGGTGGAATACCGCTTCCGGCACAAGGACGGGAGCTGGCGCTACCTGGAATCGGTGGCCAGCAACCTCATCCAGGACCAGGTGGTGCGGGGACTGGTGGTCAGCTCCCGCGACGTGACCGACCGCAAGCGGATGGAGATGGGGCTTCGCGAGTCCGAGTTGATGCACCGTGGCCTGATCAGCATATCCCCGGACGCCGTGACCGTCTCGGACCTCGAGGGCAACATAACCTACGTATCGCCCCAGACGCTGAAGCTGCACGGCTTCAAGCGCGAGGAGGAGATGCTGGGGATGAACGCCATACGCCTGGCGGCCCCCGAGGACCGCGAGAAGGCCCTGGCCATATACCAGATGACCCTGGAGGAAGGGGCGGTGAAGGGCGCCGAGCTCGCCGCCCTGCGCCGTGACGGCAGCCGCATCATGGTGGAGATGAACATCACCCTCGTCCGCGATGCCCATGGAGAGCCCCGGGCCCTGGTGGCCTTCACGCGCGACATCACCGATAGGAAAAGAATGGAAATGGAGCTCCAGAACCGCAACGAGGAGCTGGAGGCCTTCGCCCACACCATATCCCACGACCTCCTCACCCCGGTGGCCATCGTGGAGGGTTACGCCAAGGCGGCCCTGGAGGCGGACGCAGAAGGCCGCGCGGAAGCGGAGAGGGAGTGCCTGGAGGCCATCGCGCGGGGGGCGAAGCGCATGAGCGAGCTCATCACCTCCCTCCTGCAGTACGCGCAGGCCGGCCACGCGGACCTGGAATCGCTGAGTGTGGATTGCGAGGAAATTCTCCTGGAAGTGCTCATGGACCTCGAGGAGGAGATCAGGAAGGCCGGCGTTTCCATCTCCATCCAGGACCACCTGCCCGCGGTGAAGGCGGAGCCGGTGAAGCTGCGGCAGGTCTTCTCCAACCTCATAGGTAACGCCCTGAAGCACATGGGCGCGGTGAAAAACCCGCGCGTAGAGGTGGGAGCCGCGCGGCGGAAAGGGCTGGTGACCTTCCACGTGCGTGACAACGGCGTGGGTATCCCCCCCTCCATCCAGCGGCAGATCTTCGAGCCCTTCAAGCGTTTTTCCCTGGAGGGGACCCCCGGCCTGGGGATCGGCCTCTCCACCGTGAAACGCGCGGTGAGGACCTGGGGCGGGGACACCTGGGTGGAATCCACGCCCGGGGAGGGGACCACCTTCTACTTCACCGTCCCCGCCGCGGAGGATTGA
- a CDS encoding AMP-binding protein has protein sequence MTDFAGFYRDILASFAAYPAIIHGDRTITYRELDERTNQLARALLGLGVKRDENIGIAEYNTPAFLETVAAAWKITARAVTLNFKFKEWELKHVIEDAEMHTVIFNEDIADRMANLRPELPGVKNYVIIGDRRVEGMLNYEELVEKEPRSRPTPPWEGFRDDDIVVIMYTGGTTGYPKGVIYTHDQVLSAPLEAMIRNLAGGLSDLSRAPRQVFEGIEKTLHIPGTARALPWLLSRNATRKALVVAGKKAGPFIKWAPDPVMRASLWLMARLTGGKVRMVLASPMMHAWAYNHALIGMIGGFTSIMLPSKGFDVQEMLQAIEKHRANVLVAVGDGQCRPFADELDRAAAGGRRYDLSSLLVILSSGMALSVDVKRRLLDHLPQLIILDVLASTEGHYISVTPYTAADRELEKTVFRVSDMVKVITEDGAEARPGEIGEVAVAREHQGSSGYYRDAEKTARTYRRVGGKTYIFTGDMAMVDERGHIHLIGRGSGCINTGGEKVFPEEVEEVINRHPAVELSGVTSVPHPRWGEAVTAVIQPKPGASLTDEEIISWCKQHLADYKAPKYVLFVDELPRLITGKVHYREIKKLVSEKYERGEMAVD, from the coding sequence ATGACCGATTTTGCCGGCTTTTACCGGGATATCCTGGCTTCTTTCGCCGCCTACCCGGCCATCATCCACGGGGACCGCACCATCACCTACCGTGAGCTGGACGAGCGGACCAACCAGCTGGCCCGTGCCCTGCTGGGGCTGGGAGTGAAGCGCGACGAGAACATCGGCATAGCCGAGTACAACACGCCGGCCTTCCTGGAGACGGTGGCGGCGGCATGGAAGATAACCGCCCGCGCGGTCACCTTGAATTTCAAGTTCAAGGAATGGGAGTTGAAGCACGTGATCGAGGACGCGGAGATGCACACCGTGATCTTCAACGAGGACATCGCCGACCGCATGGCGAATCTGAGGCCCGAGCTTCCGGGCGTGAAGAATTACGTGATCATCGGTGACCGCCGCGTGGAAGGCATGCTCAACTACGAGGAGCTGGTGGAGAAGGAGCCCCGCAGCCGCCCTACCCCTCCCTGGGAGGGCTTCCGGGACGACGACATCGTGGTCATCATGTACACGGGAGGGACGACGGGTTATCCCAAGGGCGTCATCTACACGCACGACCAGGTCCTCAGTGCCCCCCTGGAGGCGATGATACGCAACCTCGCGGGGGGTTTGTCAGACCTTTCCAGGGCGCCGCGCCAGGTCTTCGAGGGCATCGAGAAGACCCTGCACATCCCGGGCACCGCCCGCGCCCTTCCCTGGCTGCTCTCCCGCAACGCCACCCGCAAGGCCCTTGTGGTGGCGGGGAAAAAGGCGGGGCCCTTCATCAAGTGGGCCCCCGACCCGGTGATGCGGGCCTCGCTATGGCTCATGGCCAGGCTGACGGGGGGAAAGGTAAGGATGGTCCTTGCCAGCCCCATGATGCACGCCTGGGCCTACAACCACGCCCTCATCGGGATGATCGGGGGGTTCACGAGCATCATGCTCCCCTCCAAGGGCTTCGACGTGCAGGAGATGCTGCAGGCCATCGAGAAGCACCGCGCCAACGTGCTGGTGGCGGTGGGCGACGGGCAGTGCCGCCCCTTCGCCGACGAGCTCGACCGGGCGGCCGCCGGGGGGCGCAGGTACGACCTCTCCTCCCTACTGGTAATCCTTTCCAGTGGCATGGCGCTATCCGTGGACGTGAAGCGACGCCTCCTCGACCACCTGCCACAGCTGATCATCCTGGACGTGCTCGCCTCCACGGAGGGTCACTACATCTCCGTCACCCCCTACACCGCGGCCGACCGCGAGCTGGAGAAGACGGTCTTCCGGGTGAGCGACATGGTCAAAGTGATAACCGAGGACGGGGCGGAAGCCCGCCCCGGGGAGATCGGCGAGGTGGCGGTGGCCCGGGAGCACCAGGGGTCCTCCGGGTATTACCGCGACGCGGAGAAGACGGCCCGCACCTACCGCCGGGTGGGTGGCAAGACCTACATCTTCACGGGCGACATGGCCATGGTGGACGAGAGGGGGCATATCCACCTCATCGGGAGGGGATCCGGGTGCATCAACACCGGCGGGGAGAAGGTGTTTCCCGAGGAGGTGGAGGAAGTGATCAACCGCCACCCGGCGGTGGAGCTCTCCGGGGTGACTTCCGTCCCCCACCCCCGCTGGGGGGAGGCGGTGACCGCGGTCATCCAGCCCAAGCCGGGGGCTTCGCTCACGGATGAGGAGATCATTTCCTGGTGCAAACAGCACCTGGCCGATTACAAGGCCCCCAAGTACGTGCTCTTCGTGGACGAGCTCCCACGCCTCATAACCGGCAAGGTCCATTACCGGGAGATAAAGAAGCTGGTGAGCGAGAAATACGAGCGGGGCGAGATGGCCGTCGATTAG
- a CDS encoding putative DNA modification/repair radical SAM protein, which yields MDLEEKLRILGAAARYDVTCSSAGSARMRWERDDTSASLPGIYYSRSDDGRCVPLLKVLFSNRCVYDCAYCVNRASARRRRASFTPREVAALAMHYYRRRLVRGLFLSSGVWVSPDHTMERLVLTAKILRWEEGFRGYIHLKVIPGSSPELIREAGLLADRLSVNIELPSEGSLRFLAPDKKREDILRPMGEVSRLVEADREERRASPRAAPLVRAGQTTQLIVGATPESDLEIITLAEGLYREYGLRRIYYSAFVPVSEDPRLPPLLEPPLLREHRLYQADWLLRRYGFTARELVDEEHPDLDGDLDPKSAWALRNLHYFPVEVNRASYEELLRVPGIGTKSARRIVAARRVHSLDLAALSKLGVACRRARYFVTCNGRYYSPRFGEEDIRRHIRACFDPGEGGDGRGGQISLFKDCETRRPRVVPGGTLPHGGDGERAGSLLSPEDALTSASGEL from the coding sequence GTGGACCTGGAGGAAAAACTCCGCATACTGGGAGCCGCGGCGCGTTACGACGTGACCTGTTCCTCCGCGGGTTCGGCGAGGATGCGCTGGGAGCGGGACGACACGAGCGCCTCCCTGCCGGGGATCTATTACAGCAGGTCGGACGACGGGCGATGCGTTCCCCTCCTGAAGGTGCTCTTCAGCAACCGCTGCGTCTACGACTGCGCGTATTGCGTGAACCGCGCTTCCGCCCGCCGTCGCCGCGCCTCCTTCACGCCTCGGGAAGTGGCCGCCCTCGCCATGCACTATTACCGGCGCCGCCTCGTGCGGGGGCTTTTCCTGAGCTCCGGCGTGTGGGTGAGTCCCGATCACACCATGGAGAGGCTGGTCCTCACCGCGAAGATCCTGCGGTGGGAGGAGGGCTTCCGCGGCTATATCCACCTGAAGGTCATCCCGGGCTCGTCTCCGGAACTGATACGGGAAGCGGGACTCCTGGCCGACCGCCTCAGCGTGAACATAGAGCTCCCATCCGAGGGCAGCCTGCGCTTCCTTGCGCCCGACAAGAAGCGCGAGGACATCCTGCGTCCCATGGGGGAGGTAAGCCGTCTCGTGGAGGCAGACCGGGAGGAGAGGAGGGCCTCGCCTCGTGCGGCACCCCTGGTGCGTGCGGGACAGACGACGCAGCTCATAGTGGGAGCCACCCCGGAGAGCGACCTGGAGATCATCACCCTGGCCGAGGGGCTCTACCGTGAATACGGGCTGCGCAGGATATATTATTCGGCCTTCGTGCCCGTTTCGGAGGACCCCAGGCTCCCGCCGCTCCTGGAGCCTCCCCTCCTGCGGGAACACCGCCTCTACCAGGCGGACTGGTTGCTGCGCCGCTACGGCTTCACGGCCCGGGAGCTGGTGGACGAGGAACATCCCGACCTGGATGGGGACCTGGATCCCAAGTCCGCGTGGGCGCTGCGCAATCTCCATTATTTTCCAGTGGAGGTCAACCGCGCCTCTTACGAGGAACTGTTGCGGGTGCCCGGTATCGGCACGAAGTCGGCGCGCAGGATCGTAGCCGCGCGTCGCGTGCATTCGCTCGATCTTGCAGCCCTCTCCAAGCTGGGCGTGGCATGCAGGCGCGCCCGATATTTCGTGACCTGCAACGGGCGGTACTATAGCCCCCGCTTCGGCGAGGAGGACATCCGCCGACACATCCGTGCCTGCTTCGATCCGGGGGAGGGAGGCGACGGCCGCGGAGGCCAGATATCCCTGTTCAAGGACTGCGAGACCCGCCGACCGCGGGTCGTCCCGG
- a CDS encoding DUF134 domain-containing protein — MPRPIKPKLVKEAPKADYYKPRGIPLGQLDETLMRLEELEALRLVDLEGMYQEDAAREMGISRQTLQRMVTEARAKLIDAIYAGKAVRIEGGTYIMQEGAGRYRCGRCGDIIAPGYGRRRKGWKCPSCDG; from the coding sequence TTGCCAAGACCGATCAAGCCCAAGCTGGTGAAGGAAGCGCCCAAGGCGGATTACTACAAGCCGCGCGGGATCCCCCTGGGGCAACTGGATGAAACCCTCATGCGGTTAGAGGAGCTGGAGGCGCTGCGCCTGGTGGACCTGGAGGGAATGTACCAGGAGGATGCCGCGCGGGAGATGGGCATCTCCCGCCAGACCCTGCAGCGCATGGTCACCGAGGCGCGCGCCAAGCTCATCGACGCCATCTACGCGGGCAAGGCGGTGCGCATCGAGGGGGGGACCTACATCATGCAGGAAGGGGCCGGCCGTTACCGCTGCGGAAGGTGCGGCGACATCATAGCGCCCGGGTACGGCAGGCGCAGGAAGGGATGGAAGTGCCCCTCGTGTGACGGTTAG
- a CDS encoding response regulator, translating into MTKTILIVDDALFTRMMLRNILNENGYGAVVEAETGADAIWAYERWKPDLVIMDINMPEMDGMTAVRNILALDPKARIVICSALGERQLMLEALEVGVKDFITKPFQPSKVMEVVQKVLA; encoded by the coding sequence ATGACGAAGACCATATTGATCGTGGACGACGCGCTCTTCACGCGCATGATGCTGCGCAACATCTTGAACGAGAACGGCTACGGCGCGGTGGTGGAGGCGGAAACGGGCGCTGACGCCATCTGGGCCTACGAGCGCTGGAAGCCCGACCTGGTGATCATGGACATCAACATGCCGGAGATGGACGGGATGACCGCGGTGCGCAACATCCTGGCCCTCGACCCGAAGGCCCGGATCGTCATCTGCAGCGCCCTGGGGGAGAGGCAGCTCATGCTGGAGGCCCTCGAGGTGGGGGTAAAGGACTTCATCACCAAGCCCTTCCAACCCTCCAAGGTGATGGAGGTCGTGCAGAAGGTCCTCGCCTGA
- a CDS encoding MEDS domain-containing protein has translation MMRSKNGRNGPRRGRKAGKGVKRADTRRRELRSPEHLEPGEHLCCIYESEEEHRSLLTPFLRRGLEQGHKVLCITDENTASTILAYLREEGVDPAPFLERGQLVVQTSSEAYTRGGTFDPDRMIELLRAETERALEEGYAALRVSGEMSWALRGLPGSRRLMEYEAKLNRFFPGSMCLAICQYDRRAFGADLLLEVVTTHPLVVVGGRLYENFYYLPPEEYLGGNVAEAKLERWLNNLEVERGLREDLLWERHFSSELIDSLPVFFVAIDPRGKTLNMNEMMLRELGYTREEVVGKEYLREFVPPGDRAGLAKVFEALVKSGTPRVNINRVRAKDGREIVVEWHGKPVLRDGGALDFFYGLGVDITARVRSEEMMRRINEELEAYAHAVSHDLRAPIANITAAAETLRRLLAVPGAGREEVGEVISSIISSSRQAIYLIEETLRISRDRALSPVVGEVDLNALVAEVVKEREGVLREKGVRVETDEDLGRLPAHRVDMYRIFSNLLDNAIRFVLTGSGLVEIRKLARERDGTLRYLVRDNGPGIEPGRLEDAFEPFSRGEEGVTGVGLATVKLLVEAYGGDIRAYNDGGACFEFTLRPRG, from the coding sequence ATGATGCGAAGCAAGAACGGGCGGAACGGGCCAAGGAGAGGCAGGAAGGCGGGGAAAGGCGTAAAGAGAGCGGACACGCGGCGTCGGGAGCTGCGAAGCCCGGAGCACCTGGAGCCCGGAGAACACCTGTGCTGCATCTATGAAAGCGAGGAGGAACACCGCTCACTGCTGACCCCCTTCCTGCGCCGGGGCCTTGAGCAGGGGCACAAGGTCCTCTGCATCACGGATGAGAACACGGCCTCCACCATCCTGGCTTACCTGCGTGAAGAGGGGGTCGACCCTGCCCCCTTCCTGGAGCGCGGGCAGCTGGTCGTGCAAACCTCCTCCGAGGCGTACACGAGGGGAGGGACCTTCGACCCCGACCGCATGATCGAGCTCCTGCGCGCCGAGACGGAAAGGGCCCTCGAGGAAGGCTACGCCGCCCTGCGGGTGAGCGGGGAGATGAGCTGGGCGCTCAGGGGATTGCCCGGCTCTCGTAGGCTCATGGAATACGAGGCCAAGCTGAACCGCTTCTTCCCGGGCAGCATGTGCCTCGCCATATGCCAGTACGACCGCAGGGCTTTCGGCGCCGATCTTCTGCTCGAGGTGGTCACCACCCACCCCCTGGTGGTGGTGGGCGGCCGCCTGTACGAGAACTTCTATTACCTGCCTCCCGAGGAGTACCTGGGCGGGAACGTGGCGGAGGCGAAGCTGGAACGCTGGCTGAACAACCTGGAGGTTGAGCGCGGGTTGCGGGAGGACCTGCTGTGGGAGAGGCACTTCAGCAGCGAGCTCATCGACTCCCTCCCCGTCTTTTTCGTGGCCATTGACCCGCGGGGAAAGACCTTGAACATGAACGAGATGATGCTCAGGGAATTGGGCTACACCAGGGAGGAGGTGGTGGGGAAGGAGTACCTGCGCGAGTTCGTGCCTCCCGGGGACAGGGCGGGGCTGGCGAAGGTATTCGAGGCCCTGGTGAAATCCGGCACTCCGAGGGTCAACATCAACCGTGTCAGGGCGAAGGACGGGCGCGAGATCGTCGTGGAGTGGCACGGGAAACCGGTCCTTCGCGACGGCGGCGCGCTGGATTTCTTCTACGGGCTGGGGGTGGATATCACCGCAAGGGTGCGGAGCGAGGAGATGATGCGCAGGATAAACGAGGAACTCGAGGCCTACGCGCACGCGGTGTCGCACGACCTCAGGGCGCCCATCGCCAATATCACGGCCGCGGCGGAGACGCTGCGGAGGTTGCTTGCCGTCCCCGGGGCCGGCAGGGAGGAGGTAGGCGAGGTCATCTCCTCCATCATCTCCTCGTCGCGGCAGGCCATTTACCTCATCGAGGAGACCTTGCGCATCTCCCGCGATCGGGCACTCTCGCCTGTCGTGGGGGAAGTGGACCTTAACGCCTTAGTCGCCGAGGTGGTGAAGGAAAGGGAAGGGGTCTTGCGGGAAAAGGGCGTAAGGGTTGAAACGGACGAGGACCTCGGGCGCCTTCCCGCCCACCGCGTGGACATGTACAGGATATTCTCCAACCTGCTGGATAACGCCATCAGGTTCGTCCTTACCGGGAGCGGCTTGGTGGAGATACGGAAGCTGGCCCGGGAGAGGGACGGAACCCTGCGTTACCTGGTGCGGGATAACGGCCCCGGTATCGAGCCCGGCCGCCTGGAAGACGCCTTCGAGCCCTTCTCGCGCGGGGAAGAGGGCGTGACGGGCGTGGGGCTGGCCACGGTGAAGCTGCTGGTGGAGGCCTACGGGGGCGACATCCGGGCTTATAACGACGGAGGGGCCTGTTTCGAATTCACCCTGCGCCCCCGCGGGTGA
- a CDS encoding PAS domain S-box protein, translating into MAMLENGTGGEAEKSREELLAEIAALRKRVEELEHSFSRLSAAVEDADLEREQLLSIFDSIDEIIYVSDPESHEILFCNRALKERFGKDPTGGICYREFQGFDEPCSFCTNPILLANPGRAHHWEYHNPVLDRDYLIVDRLIRWPDGRDARFELAIDITERRRAERALQERESELAGIFRAAPVGIGMVSYPERTILQVNGRFCEMLGYREEELVGRSARILYPDEEEYRRVGEVKYRDIAERGVGSLETRWRRKDGRIIDVILSSTFLDPRDLSAGTVFTALDITESKRSREHRDKVSRVILGLGTDAMENIFSLLEGARETLGCELAALYLFARGRHTLITTLAGEERFLALPDGEAEGVLRTWNELREKGYAAFPDLSLVPGSHRDPLVSRFAFRSCLLVPVPAEGEAAGHLAAYDREPREWSAGDVETAGTLARVISVELERLRHEDELKDFVDVASHEMRHPITVIKGYVTSLSERWKELGDEQREEFMQAIGRGVDRLTRLVSELLDIARIERGRFTIKKRPTDVRAVVTEAVREMRRRGFDNDFELRLPREETVLEADTDRLLEVLLILLENAVSFSPPRSVVEIEAGKDGTAFLLSVRDRGVGIPEGEREKVFRRFYQVEDALHHSTPGMGMGLFIAREIVERHGGRIWNEPREGGGTVFSFTLPLTPAEGGGGVSSEDEA; encoded by the coding sequence ATGGCGATGCTGGAGAACGGGACGGGCGGGGAGGCAGAAAAGAGCCGGGAGGAGCTCCTCGCCGAGATCGCTGCCCTGCGGAAACGCGTGGAGGAGCTGGAGCACTCTTTTTCCAGGTTGAGCGCGGCGGTGGAGGATGCCGACCTCGAGAGGGAACAGCTCCTCTCCATCTTCGACAGCATCGACGAGATCATCTACGTGTCCGATCCCGAGAGCCACGAGATACTCTTCTGTAACCGGGCGCTGAAGGAGAGGTTCGGGAAGGACCCCACGGGAGGCATCTGCTACCGTGAGTTCCAGGGTTTCGATGAGCCCTGCTCCTTCTGCACCAACCCCATCCTCCTGGCAAACCCAGGTCGGGCTCACCACTGGGAATACCACAACCCGGTGCTGGACCGGGATTACCTCATCGTTGACCGCCTCATCCGCTGGCCGGACGGGCGCGACGCGCGCTTCGAGCTGGCCATCGACATCACCGAGCGCAGGCGGGCGGAGAGGGCGTTGCAGGAGAGGGAATCGGAGCTGGCCGGCATCTTCCGAGCCGCCCCGGTCGGCATCGGCATGGTCTCTTACCCGGAGAGGACCATCCTCCAGGTGAACGGAAGGTTCTGCGAGATGCTCGGCTACCGCGAAGAGGAGCTGGTGGGAAGGAGCGCCAGGATCCTCTACCCCGACGAGGAGGAATACAGGCGCGTGGGAGAGGTGAAGTACCGGGATATCGCCGAGAGGGGCGTGGGTTCCTTGGAGACCAGGTGGAGGCGCAAGGACGGGCGGATCATAGACGTCATCCTGAGCTCGACCTTCCTGGACCCCCGCGACCTTTCCGCCGGGACCGTGTTTACCGCCCTCGACATCACGGAGTCGAAGAGGTCCCGCGAACACCGGGACAAGGTGAGCCGCGTGATCCTCGGCCTGGGCACGGACGCCATGGAAAACATCTTTTCCCTGCTCGAGGGAGCGCGGGAGACACTGGGTTGTGAACTCGCGGCCCTGTACCTTTTCGCGAGAGGACGGCACACGCTCATAACCACCCTGGCGGGAGAGGAGAGGTTCCTCGCCCTGCCCGACGGAGAGGCGGAGGGGGTGCTTCGCACCTGGAACGAGTTGCGGGAAAAAGGTTACGCGGCTTTCCCCGATCTCTCCCTGGTTCCCGGCTCGCACCGGGATCCCCTGGTATCCCGCTTCGCTTTCCGCTCCTGCCTGCTTGTGCCGGTGCCGGCGGAAGGGGAGGCGGCGGGGCACCTCGCCGCCTATGACCGGGAGCCTCGCGAATGGAGCGCCGGGGACGTCGAGACGGCGGGGACGCTGGCCCGGGTGATATCCGTGGAGCTCGAGAGGCTGCGCCACGAGGATGAGCTCAAGGATTTCGTGGACGTTGCCTCCCACGAGATGCGCCACCCCATCACCGTCATCAAGGGTTACGTGACCAGCCTGAGCGAGCGCTGGAAGGAGCTGGGAGACGAGCAACGGGAGGAGTTCATGCAGGCCATAGGGCGGGGCGTGGACCGCCTAACGCGCCTGGTCTCCGAGCTCCTGGACATAGCGCGAATCGAGAGAGGCCGCTTCACGATCAAGAAACGCCCCACGGATGTGCGGGCCGTCGTGACGGAAGCGGTGCGGGAGATGCGCCGGCGAGGCTTCGACAACGATTTCGAGCTCCGCCTGCCCCGGGAAGAGACGGTACTGGAGGCGGATACGGACAGGCTGCTGGAGGTCCTGCTCATCCTCCTGGAGAACGCGGTTTCCTTCTCGCCGCCCCGTTCCGTGGTGGAGATCGAGGCCGGGAAAGACGGCACGGCCTTTCTCCTCTCCGTCCGCGACCGCGGTGTGGGGATCCCGGAAGGGGAGAGGGAAAAGGTCTTCCGGCGCTTCTACCAGGTCGAGGACGCCCTGCACCACTCCACCCCGGGAATGGGCATGGGGCTTTTCATAGCGCGCGAGATCGTGGAAAGACACGGTGGGAGGATATGGAATGAACCCAGGGAGGGGGGCGGGACCGTCTTCTCCTTCACCCTCCCCCTGACGCCGGCCGAGGGGGGAGGTGGCGTCTCTTCGGAGGATGAAGCCTGA